From the Methylomonas sp. MK1 genome, one window contains:
- a CDS encoding sulfite exporter TauE/SafE family protein, which produces MHLYLDFNASYLAAFVMGLFSSLHCIGMCGSIIGTLTYSLKPELRNDKRRLFGIVLNYNIGRVLSYAMAGALVGVLEAFLTLPFAQGQAHRFLQLLSAVVMAGAGLYLGGWFPYFAYIEKMGARFWKLIEPFGRRLIPVQNRTQALLFGMVWGWLPCGLIYTALALAVTTGSITHSALTMLAFGLGTLPAVMGVGIMTSLLARLSKIRHFKHAVAALFIIFALLAAFPWLYPMRVEHIMTF; this is translated from the coding sequence ATGCATCTTTACCTCGACTTTAATGCTTCCTATCTTGCCGCGTTTGTAATGGGTTTATTCAGCAGCCTGCATTGCATAGGCATGTGCGGCTCCATTATCGGCACCCTAACTTACAGCCTGAAACCCGAACTTCGCAACGATAAACGCCGTCTGTTCGGCATCGTACTGAATTACAACATCGGCCGGGTTCTCAGCTACGCGATGGCCGGCGCCTTGGTTGGCGTCCTGGAGGCCTTCTTGACTTTACCTTTTGCTCAAGGTCAGGCGCACAGGTTTTTGCAACTGCTCTCGGCCGTGGTGATGGCAGGCGCCGGACTTTACCTCGGCGGCTGGTTTCCTTACTTTGCCTACATAGAAAAAATGGGCGCACGCTTCTGGAAGCTGATCGAACCATTCGGCCGCCGCTTGATTCCGGTACAAAATCGCACCCAAGCTTTGTTGTTTGGTATGGTGTGGGGCTGGCTACCGTGCGGCCTCATTTATACGGCATTGGCACTAGCAGTTACCACGGGGAGCATTACCCACAGCGCGCTCACGATGTTGGCATTTGGATTGGGCACTTTACCTGCCGTGATGGGTGTCGGTATAATGACCTCATTACTGGCGAGGCTTTCAAAAATCCGGCACTTTAAACACGCGGTTGCAGCCTTGTTTATTATCTTTGCGTTATTGGCGGCCTTCCCATGGCTCTATCCGATGCGCGTTGAACACATCATGACGTTTTGA
- the rnc gene encoding ribonuclease III, with amino-acid sequence MIKKPEILAGKLGLSFNDPSLFAMALTHRSMGARNNERLEYLGDSVLGFVIAQKLYELFPEAGEGALSRLRASLVNQNSLAEVARQHNIGDYLILGSGELKSGGFRRDSILSDALEAIMGALLKDQGVEACQQWILRLFDDKLAALKVDDWTKDPKTRLQELMQASRKPLPIYELVSMSGADHAQTFEVKCTIALTPETRNGVGISRKKAEQAAAENMLNFLQSRDK; translated from the coding sequence GTGATTAAAAAACCGGAAATTCTTGCCGGCAAGTTGGGTTTAAGTTTTAACGATCCCAGCTTATTTGCGATGGCTTTGACTCATCGCAGCATGGGTGCCAGAAACAACGAGCGTCTCGAATATTTGGGCGATTCCGTGCTGGGCTTCGTCATTGCCCAAAAATTATACGAACTGTTCCCTGAGGCCGGAGAGGGCGCCTTAAGCCGGCTACGAGCCAGTTTGGTCAACCAAAATTCGCTGGCGGAAGTGGCTCGACAGCACAATATCGGTGATTATCTGATCCTCGGTTCCGGCGAATTGAAAAGCGGCGGATTTCGTAGAGACTCGATTCTGTCGGATGCATTGGAAGCCATCATGGGGGCCTTACTGAAAGATCAAGGGGTTGAGGCCTGTCAACAGTGGATATTGCGATTATTCGATGACAAGCTGGCTGCGCTGAAAGTGGACGATTGGACCAAAGACCCGAAAACCCGTTTACAGGAATTGATGCAAGCCAGCCGCAAACCCTTGCCGATTTACGAATTGGTCAGTATGTCCGGCGCGGATCACGCGCAAACCTTTGAAGTGAAATGCACTATCGCATTAACGCCGGAAACTCGTAACGGTGTCGGTATTTCCCGAAAAAAGGCCGAGCAGGCAGCTGCTGAAAATATGTTAAATTTTTTACAATCCAGGGATAAATGA
- the lepB gene encoding signal peptidase I: MDYDFSFFLVVASFVTGIVWGGYSLYLKRANLPYPTENEPLMVEYARSFFPVVLIVLLLRSFLFEPFRIPSGSMMPTLLVGDFILVNKFSYGVRLPVLNTKVIEVGEPKRGDIVVFRFPKQPEVDYIKRVIGLPGDRIAYFDKKLHVNGVPAKQVSLGRYQGVGQGSNMTGAERLEEDLLGVEHSILVSRGASSVEDVFVVPQGQYFVMGDNRDNSNDSRYWGTVPEANLVGRAFFIWMNWDWQNNGIAFDRLGTVLR; encoded by the coding sequence ATGGATTACGATTTTTCATTTTTTCTGGTGGTAGCCAGTTTTGTCACCGGCATTGTCTGGGGTGGGTATAGCCTATATCTGAAGCGGGCCAATCTGCCGTACCCTACCGAAAACGAGCCGCTAATGGTCGAGTATGCCCGCTCGTTTTTTCCGGTAGTATTGATCGTCCTGTTGCTGCGCTCGTTTTTGTTCGAACCGTTCCGGATTCCGTCGGGATCGATGATGCCAACATTGTTGGTCGGTGATTTTATTTTGGTGAATAAATTCAGTTACGGGGTGCGCTTACCGGTGTTGAACACCAAGGTTATCGAAGTGGGTGAGCCCAAGCGCGGCGACATCGTGGTGTTTAGGTTTCCGAAACAACCGGAAGTTGATTACATCAAACGGGTGATTGGTTTGCCGGGTGACCGCATCGCTTACTTTGACAAAAAGCTTCACGTTAACGGTGTTCCTGCCAAGCAGGTGTCGCTGGGGCGTTATCAAGGTGTTGGGCAGGGCAGTAACATGACCGGTGCCGAGCGTCTGGAAGAGGATTTGTTGGGGGTTGAGCATTCCATCTTGGTTAGTCGTGGAGCCTCGTCTGTTGAGGATGTGTTTGTGGTCCCGCAGGGTCAGTATTTCGTCATGGGCGATAACCGCGACAACAGTAACGACAGCCGTTATTGGGGCACGGTACCTGAAGCCAATCTGGTGGGTAGAGCCTTTTTTATCTGGATGAATTGGGACTGGCAAAATAACGGTATTGCTTTCGACCGGCTAGGCACAGTGCTGCGTTGA
- the lepA gene encoding translation elongation factor 4 — translation MDQKNIRNFSIIAHIDHGKSTLADRFIQICGGLSDREMEAQVLDSMDLERERGITIKAQSVTLDYKASDGVTYQLNFIDTPGHVDFSYEVSRSLAACEGALLVVDAAQGVEAQSVANCYTAIEQGLEVVPVLNKIDLPSAEPERVMEEIENVIGIPADEALKISAKTGIGVEAVLDQLIQKIPPPAGDENAPLQALIIDSWFDNYLGVVSLVRIVNGNLRKKQKITVMSTGKSFLVEKLGVYTPKQLEKQQLHTGEVGFIVAGIKDIFGAPVGDTITATDNPATESLPGFEKVQPRVFAGLYPVSSDDFGAMREALDKLRLNDSALNYEPETSQALGFGFRCGFLGMLHMEIVQERLEREYNIDLITTAPTVVYEVETHGSEIVMVDNPAKLPDVGTIVEIREPIILANILVPQAYLGNVINLCIEKRGIQKNMQYAGSQVSLSYELPMSEVVLDFFDRLKSVSRGYASFDYEFLRFEPAPLVKLDVLINGDKVDALSIIVHRDLSQNRGRDLVEKMKDLIPRQMYEVAIQAAIGAKVIARSTVKAMRKNVTAKCYGGDITRKKKLLEKQKAGKKRMKQVGSIEIPQEAFLAVLQVNKE, via the coding sequence GTGGATCAAAAAAATATCAGAAATTTCTCCATCATTGCCCATATCGATCACGGGAAATCGACATTGGCAGACCGATTCATTCAAATTTGTGGCGGATTAAGCGACCGGGAGATGGAGGCGCAAGTACTCGATTCCATGGATCTGGAGAGGGAACGCGGCATCACTATCAAGGCGCAAAGCGTCACCCTGGATTACAAAGCCAGCGACGGCGTTACCTATCAGCTGAATTTTATCGACACACCGGGCCACGTGGACTTTTCCTATGAAGTCTCGCGTTCTTTGGCGGCCTGCGAGGGCGCTTTGCTGGTCGTTGACGCCGCGCAAGGCGTGGAAGCGCAAAGTGTCGCCAACTGCTACACCGCTATCGAACAAGGATTGGAAGTCGTGCCGGTCTTAAACAAGATCGATTTGCCGTCAGCTGAGCCCGAGCGGGTAATGGAAGAAATCGAGAATGTTATCGGTATTCCTGCCGACGAAGCACTTAAGATTAGCGCCAAGACCGGTATCGGCGTGGAAGCGGTGCTGGACCAATTGATCCAGAAAATTCCACCGCCGGCCGGCGATGAAAATGCGCCTTTACAAGCATTGATCATCGATTCCTGGTTCGATAACTATCTGGGCGTAGTCTCGCTGGTGCGTATCGTCAACGGCAATCTGCGTAAAAAGCAAAAGATTACCGTGATGTCGACCGGTAAATCGTTTCTGGTCGAGAAGCTGGGGGTCTACACGCCAAAACAGCTGGAGAAACAGCAGTTACACACCGGTGAAGTTGGCTTTATCGTTGCGGGTATCAAGGATATTTTCGGCGCGCCGGTCGGCGATACCATTACCGCGACCGATAACCCTGCGACTGAATCCTTGCCGGGGTTTGAAAAAGTTCAGCCGCGGGTGTTCGCCGGTTTGTATCCGGTCAGTTCCGACGACTTTGGCGCGATGCGCGAAGCTTTGGACAAATTGCGCTTGAACGATTCGGCATTGAATTACGAGCCGGAAACTTCGCAAGCCTTGGGCTTTGGCTTTCGTTGCGGCTTCCTGGGCATGCTGCACATGGAAATCGTCCAGGAGCGACTGGAGCGCGAATACAATATTGACCTAATTACCACCGCGCCTACCGTGGTTTACGAAGTAGAAACCCATGGCAGCGAAATAGTGATGGTCGACAACCCGGCTAAGTTGCCGGATGTTGGCACCATCGTCGAGATTCGCGAGCCTATCATTCTGGCGAATATTCTGGTGCCGCAAGCCTACTTGGGCAATGTGATCAATCTGTGTATCGAAAAACGCGGCATTCAGAAAAACATGCAGTATGCCGGTAGCCAGGTGTCGCTGAGCTACGAGTTGCCGATGAGCGAAGTGGTGCTGGACTTCTTTGATCGTTTGAAGTCGGTCAGTCGTGGTTATGCGTCTTTCGATTACGAATTTTTGCGCTTCGAGCCGGCCCCCCTCGTTAAGCTGGACGTCTTAATCAACGGTGACAAAGTCGACGCCTTGTCAATTATCGTGCATCGCGACTTGAGCCAGAATCGCGGCCGCGATTTGGTCGAAAAGATGAAAGATCTGATTCCGCGGCAGATGTACGAAGTGGCGATTCAGGCGGCTATCGGCGCAAAAGTCATTGCACGCTCTACGGTAAAAGCCATGCGCAAAAATGTCACAGCCAAATGTTATGGTGGCGACATTACCCGTAAGAAAAAGCTGCTGGAAAAGCAGAAAGCCGGTAAAAAACGGATGAAGCAGGTGGGTAGTATCGAGATTCCACAGGAAGCCTTCCTGGCGGTGTTGCAGGTCAACAAAGAATAA
- a CDS encoding sigma-54 interaction domain-containing protein — MDNFDPIIGQSPAIEALIRSARIVAATDVTVLIKGETGTGKEVLATAIQKDSPRANKPFIALNCAALPEGLVESEIFGHKKGAFTGAVSDKQGLFQAADGGTLFLDEINSLPLGIQAKLLRFLESGECLPVGGTKPYMVNVRVIAASNADLTKLIENGQFRQDLYFRLNVVPLELPALHQRTEDIEILAKHFFTHFSATHSLEPPTFSRQAIKTLRSYKWPGNVRELRNLCERLSILLAGKVIEPENLPHEFNRSAITVSSDFTLPELGLQLDALEADMILQALNRTKGNRSKSARLLGISRDTLLYRIQKHGLATH, encoded by the coding sequence GTGGATAACTTCGATCCTATTATTGGACAATCTCCCGCAATCGAAGCATTGATTCGCAGCGCTCGCATCGTTGCGGCGACCGACGTTACCGTGTTGATCAAAGGCGAAACCGGCACGGGAAAAGAAGTACTGGCAACGGCCATTCAAAAGGATAGCCCGCGCGCAAATAAACCTTTCATTGCCTTAAATTGCGCGGCACTCCCTGAAGGTCTGGTTGAATCAGAAATATTCGGCCATAAGAAAGGCGCTTTTACCGGGGCGGTATCGGACAAGCAAGGACTGTTTCAGGCAGCCGATGGCGGCACTTTGTTTCTGGACGAAATCAATTCTTTACCCTTGGGAATCCAGGCAAAACTTTTGCGCTTTCTGGAGTCGGGAGAATGCTTGCCCGTTGGCGGCACCAAGCCGTATATGGTGAATGTGCGCGTGATTGCGGCTTCCAATGCCGACCTCACCAAGTTGATAGAAAACGGTCAGTTTCGTCAGGACTTGTATTTCCGCTTAAATGTAGTGCCTCTGGAATTGCCTGCATTGCATCAGCGCACCGAAGATATCGAAATACTGGCTAAACACTTTTTCACGCACTTTTCAGCCACACATTCCCTGGAACCGCCTACGTTCAGCAGACAAGCCATCAAAACGCTGCGCAGCTACAAATGGCCGGGCAATGTTCGTGAATTGCGCAATCTTTGCGAAAGACTAAGCATTCTGTTGGCGGGCAAAGTAATCGAGCCGGAAAATCTGCCCCACGAGTTCAACCGTAGCGCAATAACAGTCAGCTCAGACTTTACTTTGCCGGAGTTGGGGTTACAACTTGATGCACTGGAAGCAGATATGATTCTGCAAGCTTTGAACAGAACCAAGGGCAATCGCAGCAAATCGGCACGCTTATTGGGTATTTCCAGAGACACCTTGCTTTACCGAATCCAAAAACACGGCTTGGCAACACACTAA
- a CDS encoding DUF4845 domain-containing protein produces the protein MPSSLKKQRGLTFLSIAFILALIGFFTLLILKIAPIYINHSRVVNALKAVENTTDIVTKTKSDIKSSLEKRFDMNYVEHVTNDNIKIVAQPGYVRVDIDYERVEPIMGNLSVLVEFHEGFEAGNR, from the coding sequence ATGCCGTCATCATTAAAAAAACAACGCGGTTTAACCTTTCTGTCTATTGCCTTTATCTTGGCGCTAATTGGTTTCTTTACCCTATTGATTCTAAAAATTGCGCCGATTTACATCAATCACAGCCGGGTGGTAAACGCCTTGAAAGCCGTGGAAAATACCACCGATATAGTGACTAAAACCAAGTCTGATATAAAAAGTAGTTTGGAAAAACGCTTTGATATGAATTATGTAGAGCACGTGACTAATGACAATATTAAAATTGTTGCGCAACCCGGTTATGTGCGGGTTGATATCGACTACGAACGCGTAGAGCCCATCATGGGTAATTTGAGTGTGTTGGTTGAATTCCACGAAGGATTCGAAGCTGGCAACAGGTGA
- a CDS encoding cell division protein ZipA C-terminal FtsZ-binding domain-containing protein → MDKELLRVVIILIGVLVMIGMVLWHFVKSLRERRTPDDYYDEDSYDDRVVDEFSVEEDDDEMDVFALGSELVDGDALLDDQAIKPSPKPSTDVSRKDVDKKQAATLANSRRLELPALIEFSIVARADQGFNGEDLFEAFERVGLRYGSVRVFERVDANRMVDFAVASMVDPGTFPDTGLQDFYCPGIVFFMQPREVDAPLAVFDDFMETIDTLADELDGVVWDNQRQPLTAETVAQFRQILAKAA, encoded by the coding sequence ATGGATAAAGAATTATTAAGAGTCGTGATTATTTTGATCGGCGTGCTGGTGATGATCGGCATGGTGTTGTGGCATTTCGTCAAATCGTTGCGAGAAAGACGCACGCCCGACGATTATTACGACGAGGACTCTTACGACGACCGCGTGGTTGACGAGTTTTCGGTCGAGGAAGACGACGATGAGATGGATGTATTTGCGTTGGGCAGCGAGTTGGTTGATGGAGATGCTCTGTTAGACGATCAAGCCATCAAGCCCAGCCCAAAACCCTCGACCGATGTCTCGCGTAAGGATGTCGATAAGAAACAAGCCGCGACCTTGGCTAATTCGCGGCGTTTGGAATTGCCGGCCTTGATCGAGTTCAGCATCGTGGCGCGAGCCGATCAGGGTTTTAACGGCGAAGATTTGTTCGAGGCTTTCGAACGCGTGGGTTTGCGTTACGGTAGTGTGCGGGTATTCGAGCGCGTAGATGCCAACCGAATGGTCGATTTCGCTGTCGCCAGCATGGTCGATCCCGGTACTTTTCCCGATACCGGGCTACAAGACTTTTATTGCCCCGGCATCGTGTTTTTCATGCAGCCACGTGAGGTCGATGCGCCGTTGGCGGTATTCGATGACTTCATGGAAACCATCGATACTCTGGCCGACGAACTGGACGGCGTGGTCTGGGACAATCAGCGGCAGCCGCTGACTGCGGAAACCGTCGCGCAGTTTAGACAAATATTGGCCAAGGCCGCCTAA
- the era gene encoding GTPase Era: MNCGYVALIGRPNVGKSTLMNHLLGQKLSITSRKPQTTRHRILGIKTTAAGQAIFMDTPGMHSDEKKVLNRYLNKTADSTLLGVDVVIWLLDGLYWHEYDEKIFQKLERAGLPVILAINKVDKIKDKDAVLKFFAEAQQKYPFQHIVPVSALKNTNLELLEQHIMALLPVAEPIYPEDQITDRPERFFAAEIIREKLTRRLGDELPYALTVEIERYEEFPELCKIYAAILVERDSQKSIVIGKQGEMLKKVGSEARVDIEKLIGQKVYLELWVKVKKGWSDNERALQSLGFSDFGN; this comes from the coding sequence ATGAACTGCGGATATGTTGCGTTAATCGGTAGGCCCAATGTCGGCAAATCGACGTTGATGAATCACTTGCTGGGTCAGAAACTCAGTATCACCTCAAGAAAACCGCAAACCACCCGGCATCGAATTCTGGGTATCAAGACGACAGCCGCCGGGCAAGCCATTTTTATGGATACGCCGGGCATGCACAGCGACGAAAAAAAGGTATTAAACCGTTATCTGAATAAGACTGCGGATAGCACCTTGCTGGGAGTCGATGTGGTGATTTGGCTGCTGGACGGCTTGTATTGGCACGAGTACGACGAAAAAATTTTCCAGAAACTCGAGCGAGCCGGACTGCCGGTTATCTTGGCAATCAACAAGGTCGATAAAATCAAGGATAAGGATGCGGTGCTGAAGTTTTTCGCCGAGGCCCAGCAAAAATATCCGTTTCAGCATATCGTGCCGGTTTCAGCACTGAAAAATACCAATCTTGAGCTACTGGAACAGCACATTATGGCCTTGTTGCCCGTGGCCGAGCCGATTTACCCGGAAGATCAAATCACCGACAGGCCGGAGCGCTTTTTTGCCGCCGAAATTATTCGCGAAAAACTGACCCGCCGTTTGGGTGACGAATTACCTTACGCGCTGACCGTGGAAATTGAACGTTACGAGGAGTTTCCGGAGCTTTGCAAAATATACGCAGCGATTTTGGTAGAGCGGGATAGCCAAAAAAGCATCGTCATTGGGAAGCAAGGCGAAATGCTGAAAAAAGTCGGTAGCGAGGCGAGGGTTGATATCGAAAAATTGATCGGCCAAAAAGTCTACCTGGAACTGTGGGTTAAAGTGAAAAAGGGCTGGTCGGATAACGAGCGTGCCTTACAGAGTCTAGGTTTCAGCGATTTTGGTAATTAA
- the pdxJ gene encoding pyridoxine 5'-phosphate synthase, which produces MEKQIILLGVNIDHVATLRQARGTRYPEPVQAALIAEQAGADGITAHLREDRRHIQDRDIYLLKDMLHTRLNLEMAVTDAMLAFAVKVEPQACCLVPERREELTTEGGLDVAGAGDRMRSACQQLADANIEVSLFIDPDCRQIDAAVEAGAPVVELHTGRYADAASKLEREQELQRIRTAAAYAHQAGLQVNAGHGLNIANVEAICRIEQIVELNIGHSLIAQALFSGLDSAVRDMKRVMRESRLLG; this is translated from the coding sequence ATGGAAAAGCAAATCATCTTATTAGGCGTCAACATCGACCATGTTGCGACCTTGCGCCAGGCTAGAGGTACCCGTTATCCCGAGCCGGTGCAGGCTGCGCTGATCGCCGAGCAAGCCGGTGCTGACGGCATTACCGCGCATTTGCGCGAAGACAGGCGGCATATTCAGGATAGAGATATTTATTTGTTAAAGGATATGTTGCACACCCGGTTGAATCTGGAAATGGCCGTGACCGATGCTATGTTGGCATTTGCGGTTAAGGTTGAACCGCAAGCTTGTTGTTTGGTACCGGAGCGCCGAGAGGAGTTAACGACCGAGGGTGGTCTGGATGTGGCGGGTGCCGGGGATAGGATGCGTTCTGCCTGCCAACAATTGGCGGATGCGAATATAGAAGTCTCCTTGTTTATCGATCCGGATTGTCGGCAAATCGACGCGGCTGTTGAGGCTGGCGCGCCGGTGGTGGAATTACATACCGGCCGTTATGCCGACGCTGCAAGCAAACTAGAGCGAGAGCAAGAGTTGCAACGAATCCGCACGGCTGCGGCTTATGCGCACCAAGCAGGATTGCAAGTCAATGCCGGTCACGGCTTGAATATCGCCAATGTAGAAGCTATTTGCCGAATCGAGCAGATTGTCGAGCTAAATATTGGTCATTCCTTGATTGCGCAAGCTTTGTTTTCCGGCTTGGATAGCGCGGTTAGGGATATGAAGCGCGTCATGCGGGAGTCGCGTTTACTCGGTTGA
- the recO gene encoding DNA repair protein RecO yields MNGSAVYLQPAFVLQHRPYRETSVLLDVFTRDFGVMSMLAKGVRKEKSKIAGLLLPFSALRLSFVDKNELKILSQVEYVDCYPLERLALYCGFYVNELVQIFVHKYDPQPEIFSCYERCLSDLLLGERIEQTLRYFELDLLQEAGYAVAMDSEANGNPIMTGQRYNFLADFGMVADNEGLIGGETLSILAARASLEGRALFEAKLLFRKMLDGHLQGRQLKSRDVLAKIIKYL; encoded by the coding sequence ATGAATGGTTCGGCGGTTTATTTACAGCCAGCGTTTGTGCTCCAGCATCGGCCATACCGGGAAACCAGCGTATTGTTAGATGTCTTCACTCGGGATTTTGGCGTGATGTCCATGCTCGCCAAGGGTGTGCGTAAGGAAAAGTCGAAAATAGCCGGCTTGTTATTGCCTTTCAGTGCCTTGCGGCTGTCTTTTGTCGATAAAAACGAATTAAAAATTCTTTCTCAAGTTGAATATGTCGATTGCTACCCTTTAGAGCGCTTGGCGTTATATTGCGGATTTTATGTGAACGAGCTGGTGCAGATATTTGTGCACAAATACGATCCTCAACCCGAGATATTCAGTTGCTACGAGCGTTGCCTGAGTGATTTATTGCTTGGTGAGCGTATCGAGCAGACTCTGCGTTATTTTGAACTGGATTTATTGCAAGAGGCTGGCTATGCCGTTGCGATGGACTCCGAAGCTAACGGTAATCCAATAATGACAGGGCAACGCTATAATTTTTTAGCGGATTTCGGCATGGTCGCGGATAACGAAGGCTTGATCGGTGGTGAAACCTTGTCAATATTGGCCGCAAGGGCTTCGCTGGAGGGCCGGGCTTTGTTTGAAGCCAAACTACTCTTTAGAAAAATGCTGGATGGGCATTTGCAAGGCAGACAGCTGAAAAGCCGGGATGTACTGGCAAAAATCATTAAGTATTTGTAG
- a CDS encoding diguanylate cyclase domain-containing protein produces MESRNTHTILAVDDSPENLDLIKNILEPHYTVKVAVHSELALHIATSQLPDLILLDIMLDDMDGYEICHQLKSSDKTRNIPIIFLTAKHSEEDEVHGFRIGGSDYITKPFSPSIVLARVRTQIQLKTKSDLLEKLASLDGLTEIPNRRAFDAALERQWNQSKRTGMPLSLLIADIDNFKQFNDYFGHPMGDECLKRVARALQTITHRPEDLVARLGGEEFAILLPNTDSIGALMRAEQYREAIENLKIRHTQSNPNNFVTISIGVATLQAHTFDDVASLLKAADDALYQAKHQGRNRICANNLSNGS; encoded by the coding sequence ATGGAAAGTAGAAACACGCATACCATTCTGGCCGTGGATGATAGCCCGGAAAATCTGGATCTTATCAAGAATATTCTCGAACCCCATTACACGGTAAAAGTAGCCGTGCACAGCGAACTGGCTTTACATATCGCTACCAGCCAACTTCCTGACCTGATCCTACTGGACATCATGCTGGACGACATGGATGGTTATGAAATATGCCATCAGCTCAAGTCATCGGATAAAACCCGCAATATTCCGATTATTTTTCTGACCGCCAAACATTCGGAAGAAGATGAGGTGCACGGCTTTCGAATCGGCGGTAGCGACTACATCACCAAACCGTTTTCGCCATCGATTGTTTTAGCAAGAGTACGCACTCAAATTCAGCTAAAAACCAAATCCGATTTGTTGGAAAAGCTGGCGTCGCTGGACGGACTGACGGAGATACCCAACCGCAGAGCGTTTGACGCCGCGCTGGAACGCCAATGGAATCAATCCAAACGCACCGGCATGCCGCTCTCCTTGTTAATTGCCGATATTGACAATTTCAAACAATTTAACGACTACTTTGGTCACCCTATGGGCGACGAGTGCCTGAAACGGGTGGCGCGCGCCTTACAAACAATTACCCACAGACCCGAAGACTTGGTAGCAAGATTGGGCGGTGAAGAGTTCGCCATCCTGCTTCCCAACACCGACAGTATAGGTGCCCTGATGCGTGCCGAGCAGTACCGCGAAGCCATAGAGAATCTGAAAATACGGCACACACAGAGCAACCCCAACAATTTCGTGACCATATCCATCGGCGTTGCGACCTTGCAGGCCCACACGTTCGACGACGTTGCCAGTTTACTGAAAGCGGCGGACGACGCGTTGTATCAGGCCAAGCATCAAGGGCGGAATCGCATCTGTGCGAATAACTTGTCCAACGGCAGTTAG
- a CDS encoding PP2C family protein-serine/threonine phosphatase, producing the protein MQKELEFYQLTSIGNREVNQDCMAHRVCADYALFVVADGLGGHYSGEKASQFFCRSLITLAEKYHAHIASVKAETVMAAWVAEAVRNMSELFADDPFASDAHTTCAILYLDQERAIVAHCGDSRVYRINSEQVQWRTKDHSVPQQLFNEGKISEWEMGVHPDQHKLTRSINVLSAPAVDIASFPPMKSGETFLLCSDGFWEFVKEQELLALSQEGSGKPELQKMAKMAVLRAQGKSDNVTVQWIRRR; encoded by the coding sequence ATGCAGAAAGAACTCGAATTTTATCAATTAACCTCGATAGGCAATCGCGAGGTCAATCAGGATTGCATGGCGCACCGGGTGTGCGCTGATTACGCACTATTTGTCGTCGCTGACGGATTAGGTGGGCATTACTCCGGCGAAAAAGCTTCACAATTTTTTTGCCGTAGCTTGATTACCCTAGCGGAAAAATATCATGCTCATATAGCCTCAGTGAAGGCAGAGACGGTGATGGCTGCTTGGGTCGCAGAAGCTGTCAGGAATATGAGTGAACTATTTGCCGACGATCCGTTTGCAAGCGATGCCCACACCACCTGCGCAATTCTGTATTTGGACCAGGAACGAGCGATAGTGGCGCATTGCGGAGACTCGCGAGTCTATCGTATCAATTCCGAGCAAGTACAATGGCGCACAAAAGATCATTCTGTGCCCCAACAACTGTTTAACGAGGGCAAAATAAGCGAATGGGAAATGGGGGTTCATCCCGATCAGCATAAGCTGACGCGAAGTATAAATGTGTTGAGTGCGCCTGCGGTCGATATTGCCAGTTTTCCACCTATGAAAAGCGGCGAAACCTTTCTGCTCTGTAGCGACGGTTTCTGGGAGTTTGTAAAGGAGCAGGAGTTGTTGGCGCTATCGCAAGAGGGTAGCGGAAAGCCGGAGTTGCAGAAGATGGCAAAGATGGCCGTGTTACGCGCCCAAGGTAAAAGCGATAATGTTACCGTGCAGTGGATAAGGCGGCGTTAG